In Octopus bimaculoides isolate UCB-OBI-ISO-001 chromosome 28, ASM119413v2, whole genome shotgun sequence, the following are encoded in one genomic region:
- the LOC106868500 gene encoding zinc finger protein 239 yields the protein MSKELVNIGYHCKICGKSFSTCSNLVKHIRVHTGEKPFHCDACGKSFSQNGSLSKHIRIHTGEKPYHCDICGKAFTENSQLSNHKRIHTGEKPYHCVICGKSFSANSGLTTHKRIHAAEKPFQCVICGKSFSTKGNLTTHKLIHTGERPFHCDVCSKSFSASSDLMKHKRTHTGEKPYNCDICGKSFSENSSLTKHKRIHTGEKPYSCDFCGKSFSQRSNLNTHTSLHVKV from the coding sequence ATGTCAAAAGAATTAGTGAACATAGGATATCATTGTaaaatatgtggtaaatcattctctacatGTAGTAACTTGGTTAAACACATTcgtgttcatacaggtgagaagccatttcactgtgatgcctgtggtaaatcattctctcaaaatggtaGCTTAAGtaaacatatacgtattcatacaggagagaaaccatatcactgtgatatctgtggcaaagcaTTCACTGAGAATAGCCAGTTAAGcaatcacaaacgtattcacacaggagagaaaccatatcactgtgtgatctgtggtaaatcattctctgcaaacAGCggcttaactacacacaaacgtattcatgcagcagaaaagccatttcaatgtgttatctgtggtaaatcattctcaacaAAAGgtaacttaactacacacaaacttattcatacaggagagagaccatttcactgtgatgtctgtagtaaatcattctctgcaagtAGTGACTTGATgaaacacaaacgtactcatacgggagaaaagccatataattgtgatatctgtggtaagtcattctctgaaAACTCtagcttaactaaacacaaacgtattcatacaggagagaaaccatattcctGTGActtctgtggtaaatcattctctcagagaagtaacttaaatacacatacatctctccATGTAAAAGTGTGA